In Actinomyces marmotae, the DNA window CTCGTGGGAGTCCTGATGGGCCTGTGGCGTGCCACCACCGACGGCCAGGACGGCGCGGGCTGGGCCGCCTGGCGCAAGGACCCCGCGCTGCGGGCCGATCGGCGCCGCTACACCTGGGGCACCGCCGTGCTGGCGGGAATGTTCGCCCTGCGACTGGTCATCGAGTTGCCCCTGTACCTGGCGGGCGCCGTCGGGCCGCTCGGGGCGGCCAGGATCATCCTGGGGCTGCCGCTGTACGCGCTGACCCTGTGGCTCGTCTGGCTCCTGGTGCGGCCCCGGGACTAGCCGGGGCGCGCGATGAGGGGTCAGGCGTTGAAGATCTCCGGGATCTCCCCCAGCGCGGCCTCGCCCTCCTTGGCGGTCAGGAAGATGAGCTCGTCCCCGCGCTCGAAGCGCTCATCCTCATCGGGGGTGATCGGCCGGTACTCGCGCAGGATCGCGGTGAGCACCGTGTGAGGGGGCAGGACCACGGAGGACACGAGTTCGCCGATCATGGGGGAGTCGTCCGGCAGGGTCAGTTCGTGCATCAAGGCCCCGGACTGGTGGAAGGTGAACAGGGCGACCAGGGAGCCTACGCTCACGGCCTCCTCCACCAGCGCCGTCATGATCCGCGGCGTTGAGACGGCCACGTCCACGCCCCAGGTCTCGTCGAAGAGCCACTCGTTCTTCGGGTTGTTGACGCGCGCCACCGTGCGGGGGACCCCGTACTCGGTCTTGCACAGCAGGGAGATGACCAGGTTCGCCTTGTCATCGCCCGTGCAGGCCACGACGACGTCGCACTCCCCGGCCCCCGCGTCGTCCAGGGCCTCGACGTCGCAGGCGTCGGCGAGCTGCCAGTCGGCGTCGGGGACGGTTGACAGTCGCATGGCCTCCGCCGAGCGGTCCACGAGCGTGACCTCGTGGCCGTGGCTGATGAGCTCGCGGGCGATGGAGCGCCCCACGCTGCCGGCTCCGGCGATGAGGATCTTCATGGCTCAGGCCTCCAGGACGGGCGGGCGGGACAGGACGCGCTGCGCGGCGGTGATGCGCTCGGTGGCGACCGCCAGGTGGAGGCGGTCATGCTCTTGCAGCAGGGTGGTGGGCTCGGGCACGAGCGCCCCCGAGCCTCGCGAGATCCAGGCGACGCGCCCGCCCACGCGGTCCTCGATCGTCGCCACGGGCACGCCCACCCAGCCCGAGGACGCATCGGGCTGGACGAGGCTGACCGCGCCGGAGGGGTCCTCAGCCTCCCGGGCTGAGCCCCCGGGCAGGATCCAGCGCATCATCTGGTCCGCCGTGCGGCGCACGGTGGCGACCGTGGGAATGCCCAGCCGCTCGTAGACATCGGCGCGGTTGGCGTCATAGATCCTGGCGACCACGTGCTCCACGCCGAAGGTCTCGCGGGCCACGCGGGCCGAGACGATATTGGAGTTGTCCCCGTTGGACACGGCGGCGAAAGCGTAGGCCTCGTCGATCCCCGCCTGCTCAAGGGCGTCCCGATCGAAACCCACGCCCTTGACCTTGCGGCCGTTGAAATCCTTGGGGAGGCGCCGGAAGGCCTCGGAGTTCCTGTCGATGACGGCCACTGAATGGCCCATGCGGTCCAGCTGGGCAGCCATGGTGGCGCCAACCCGGCCGCAGCCCATGATGACGAAGTGCACGACTGAACCGTACCCTCAATCTTGGCCGAGGCCGAGCGGGGGCATAGCATTCGGGGTCGTGCGTGACTTCGCCGACCGCGTCAAGCGGCTCCTCGTCGGCCGCCCCGTTCCCAGTGGGGCGCTCGGCGAGACCCTCCTGCCCAAGCGGATCGCCCTGCCGGTCTTCGCCTCGGACGCCCTGTCATCCGTCGGATACGCCCCGGACGAGGTGATCGTGACCCTCGCCGTGGCGGGCGTGGCCGCCACCGCCCTGTCGCCCTGGGTGGCGGTGGCCGTCGTCGGCGTGCTGCTCATCGTGGTGGCCTCCTACCGCCAGACCGTCCACGCCTACCCCTCCGGCGGCGGCGACTACGAGGTCGTCTCCACTAACCTGGGCTCCCACGCCGGCCTCGCCGTGGCCTCCGCGCTGCTGGTCGACTACGTCCTGACGGTCGCCGTGTCGATCTCCTCGGGATCGTCCTACCTGGTGACCGCCGTACCTGCGGCCGCCCCCTACAAGGTGGAGATCGCCGTCGGCGTGTCCACCATCCTGGCGCTGCTCAACCTGCGCGGCACGCGCGAGGCGGGCGGCGCCCTCGCCATCCCCACCTACATCTACATGATCGCCATCGGCGCCCTGGCCGTCACCGGCTTCGTCCAGGAGGCCATGGGGACGCTGGGCAGGGCGGAGTCCTCGGCCTTCGACGTCGCCGCCGGGCCCGGATGGGACGCCGGGCTGACGGGCCTGGCGGGCGCCTTTCTCGTCCTGAGGGCCTTCTCCTCCGGCTGCGCGGTCCTCACCGGTGTGGAGGCGATCTCCAACGGCGTGCCCATCTTCCAGCGGCCCAAGTCGAAGAACGCGGCGACGACGCTGCTCATGCTCGGCGGCATCGCCGCGGCGATGCTCATGTCCATCATCCACCTGGCCGGGGCCACCGGCGTCCATATGGTGGAGAACCCCGCCACCCAGCTCACCTCCCACGGACTGCCCGTGGGGGAGGGCTACCACCAGGACCCGGTCATCGGCCAGCTCGCCGCCACCGTGTTCGCCGGCTTCAGCCCCATGTTCTACCTGGTGACGGCGGTGACGGGCCTCATCCTGGTGCTTGCCGCCAACACCGCCTTCAACGGCTTCCCGGTGCTCGCGAGCGTCTTGGCCGCCGATGGCTTCCTGCCGCGCCAGCTCACCCAGCGCGGCGACCGCCTGGCCTACTCCAATGGGATCCTCGCCCTGTGGCTCGGGGCTATCGCCTTCATCGTCGGCTTCGAGGCCGACACCAACCGCCTCATCCAGCTCTACATCGTGGGCGTGTTCATCTCCTTCACCCTGTCTCAGATCGGCATGGTGCGCCATTGGACCCGCGAGCTGGCCACCGCCACCGGGCCCCGGCAGCGCTCCCGGATGAGGCGCTCCCGGATCGTCAACAGCATCGGCCTGGCGGCGACCGGGCTCGTGCTCATCGTCGTCCTCATCACCAAACTCACCCGCGGCGCGTGGATCACGCTGACGATCATGGCGATCATCTTCCTGGTCATGAACCGGATCCACCGCCACTACGACAGGGTCCACGAGGAGCTGGCCATCACCGACCTGCATGACTCCCGGGTCCTCCCCGCCCACATCCACGCCATCGTGCTGGCCTCCAGCCTGCACAAGCCCACCCTGCGGGCGCTGACTTACGCGCTGTCCACGAACCCGACCTCGATCGAGGCGCTCACCGTGGACATCGGCGACCACCGGGCCGACCGGCTCCTGGACGACTGGGACGAGGCGGATCTCCAGGTCCCCCTGACCGTCCTCGACTCGCCCTACCGCGACATCACCCGCTCGGTCATCGCCTACGTGCGCTCGGTGCGCCGGGAGTCCCCGCGCGACCTCGTCGTCGTCTTCATCCCCGAGTACCTGGTGCGGCACTGGTGGGAGCAGGTGCTGCACAACCAGATGGCGCTGCGCATCAAGACGGCGCTCCTGTTCACCCCCGGGGTGGTGGTGGCCTCGGTGCCGTGGCAGCTGGGGGCCCCGGGGATGCGGCAGGCCCGCCAGGAGCGGCGCCTGGCCTCAGCGGCCGGCATAGTCGACGCCGATGAGGCGGTGCGCCGAGGCTCGCGGGCCCGCCGTCGTGGCGCCGGGTCGCCCGTCGGCGCCTCCGCCCCCGGCACTGGGAGGAGGCCATGAGCGGGCGGGGGCGCGGCCCGGCCCGCCAGGAGAAGGCCCGGGGCGGCGCCCATGAGCCGGAGGAGATGATCCTCGTCGTCGGGCCCCCCGCCCACGGCGGGCATTGCGTGGCCCGGCCCCAGGGGGAGCCGGAAGGCCGCGTGGTCTTCGTGCGCCACGCGCTGCCCGGGGAGACCGTGCGGGCGCGCATCACCGCCAGGACCTCCAAGATGTGGCGCGCTGACGCCGTCGAGGCGCTCACCGCCTCGCCGGACCGGGTGGAGCCGGTGTGGCCCGAGGCCGGCCCCGGCGGGGTCGGCGGGGGAGAGCTGTCCCATGTGGCCCTGCCGGCCCAGCGCACCTGGAAACGATGGGTCCTGGCCGACTGCCTGCGCCGCATCGGTGGGCCGGAGGTCGCCGAGGCCGTCCTGGCCCTGCCCTTCTCGACGCCCCCCGGCGGCGTGCCCGTCGAGCCCATGCCCTGTGAGACGGCCGCCGAGACCGCCGAGGACCCCCGGGTCCGCGCCCTGGCGGGGACCGGCACCCGCACCCGCGTCGAGCTCGCCATCGGCGACGACGGCGCCCCCGGCATGCACGCCTTCCGCTCGGCGACGATCCTGCCCGTGCGCGACCTCCCACTGGCGGTCCCCGCCATCCGGGATCTGGGCCTGACCACACGCGGGTCCTGGCGCCGGCGCCTGGCTAGGGCGCGGCGCGTCCAGGCCGTCGCCCCCAGCGCGGGCGCTCCCGTCGTCATCGTCGACGGCACCGTCCTGTCGGCCAGCGGGCGCCCCCTGAGCAGGCAGCGGGTGGACGAGTCCGTCGACGCCTCGGGCCTCGGCCTGGGGGAGCTGCGCTACACGGTGCGCGCCGACGCCTTCTGGCAGGTCCACCGGGACGCCCCCCGGGCCCTCGTGGAGGCCGTGACCCGCGCCGCCCTGGGCGATGAGGCGGGAGGGGCGGGCGCTTCCGGCGCCGGTCGGCCGGGAGGGCCCCGCGTCCTGGAGCTCTACTCCGGCTCGGGCCTGCTCACCCTCCCGCTGGCCCTGCTGGGCGGCGAGGTCATCTCCCTGGAGGGCTCTGAGCGCGCGGTGCGCGACGCCGACCGCAATCTGCGCCCGGCTCCCCGGGCCCGCCTGATGGCGGGCCGGGTGACGGGAGCCTCGGTCACCGAGCTTGGGCGATCCTTCAGCCCCGGCGGGGATGGGCGCGCCGACGTCGTCGTCCTCGACCCTCCCCGCCAGGGCGCGGGCAGGGACGTTATCGAGGCGATCGTGGGGGTGGGCCCCGCTCGGGTCGTGCTGGTGGCCTGCGACCCCGCGGCCCTGGCCAGGGACGTGGGCTCGCTCCTGCGCGGCGGCTACCGCCTGGAGGGCCTGCGGGCCCTCGACATGTTCCCCCACACCCACCACTTCGAGACGATCGCGGTGCTCCAGCGCCCCTGAGCCCGGCGCCGGCCCTCGCGGGCCGGCCCGGTGCCGGTTAGGTGCGGAGCGGCTCGCGATATTCGGCGCTCACCCCCCTTGCTCCGAGGGCGGGAGCACGGCGCTGGATCGGCATGTTGACGGGCGATGACACGCCGTCGGATAGCGTGGGAGCCACATCGGGCGGGCCCGCGCCGGACGACCCGGGCCGCGCCGCCCCCGGTGATCCTCGACCAACAGGAGCGACGTTGACCAGCATCGACACCTTCGGATCCCGCGCCACCCTCGACGTCGACGGCGCCGCCTACGAGTACTACCGCCTCAGCGCCGTCCCGGGCCTGGAGCGCCTGCCCTACTCCCTCAAGGTGCTGGCGGAGAACCTGCTGCGCACCGAGGACGGCGCCAACGTCACCGCCGAGCACGTGCGGGCCCTGGCCTCATGGGATCCCACCGCCGAGCCGGACACGGAGATCCAGTTCACCCCGGCGCGCGTCGTCATGCAGGACTTCACCGGCGTTCCCTGCATCGTGGACCTGGCCACCATGCGCGAGGCCGTCGCCGAGCTCGGGGGGGACCCGGCCGTCATCAACCCGCTCGCCCCCGCGGAGATGGTCATCGACCACTCGGTGCAGATCGACTCCTTCGGCCTGCCGAGCTCGCTGGAGCGCAACAAGGAGCGCGAGTACGAGCGCAACGCCGAGCGCTACCAGTTCCTGCGCTGGGGCCAGGGGGCCCTCGACAACTTCCGTGTCGTGCCCCCGGGCACGGGCATCGTCCACCAGGTCAACATCGAGTTCCTCGCACGCACCGTCTTCACCCGCGCCGAGGAGCGCGACGGCGCCCGGGTGACCGTGGCCTACCCGGACACCTGCGTGGGCACGGACTCCCACACCACCATGGTCAACGGCCTGGGCGTGCTCGGCTGGGGCGTGGGGGGCATCGAGGCCGAGGCCGCCATGCTCGGCCAGCCCGTGTCCATGCTCATCCCGCGCGTCGTCGGCTTCAGGCTCACCGGTCAGATCCCCGCCGCGGCCACCGCCACGGACGTGGTCCTCACCATCACCCAGATGCTGCGCGAGCACGGCGTGGTCGGCAAGATCGTGGAGTTCTACGGCGAGGGCGTGGGCGCGGTGCCGCTGGCCAACCGCGCCACCATCGGCAACATGAGCCCGGAGTTCGGCTCCACCGCCGCCATGTTCCCCATCGACGGCGTCACCCTGGACTACCTGCGCCTGACCGGCCGCCCCGAGGAGTCCATCGCCCTGGTGGAGGCCTACGCCAAGGCCCAGGGCATGTGGCACGACCCCTCCCGCGAGCCCGTGTACTCCGAGTACCTGGAGCTCGACCTGGCCACCGTCGTCCCCTCGATCGCCGGTCCCAAGCGCCCCCAGGACCGCATCGAGCTCTCCCGCGCCAAGGAGGCCTTCCGCGAGGCCCTGCCCGCCTACGCGCCCGAGGGCCACAAGCCCACCGAGGCGGCCCTGGCCGACGGCACCACCGCCGAGCTCGACCACGGGCGCGTCGTCATCGCCTCCATCACCTCGTGCACCAACACCTCCAACCCCTCGGTCATGGTGGCCGCAGGCCTGCTGGCGCGCAACGCGGTGGCGCGCGGGCTGCGCTCCAAGCCCTGGGTGAAGACCTCCACCGCGCCTGGGAGCCAGGTCGTCACGGACTACTACGCCAAGGCCGGGCTGTGGCCGGCGCTGGACGCGCTGGGCTTCAACGTGGTGGGCTACGGCTGCGCCACCTGCATCGGCAACTCCGGCCCCCTGCCCGAGGAGGTCTCGGCCGCGGTGAACGAGGCCGACCTGGCGGTCGTCTCGGTGCTGTCGGGCAACCGCAACTTCGAGGGCCGCATCAACCCCGACGTGAAGATGAACTACCTGGCCTCCCCGCCGCTGGTCATCGCCTACGCCCTGGCCGGGACGATGGACTTCGACTTCGCCACCGAGCCGCTGGGCCAGGATCCCCAGGGCGAGGACGTCTTCCTCGCCGACATCTGGCCGGACCCGGCTGAGGTGCAGGCCACCATCGATGCCACCATCGACCGCCAGATGTACGAGCGCGACTACGCCGACGTCTTCGCGGGCGACGAGCGCTGGCGGGGCCTGGACACCCCCGGGGGCCAGACCTTCGCCTGGGACCCAGGCTCCACCTATGTGCGCAAGGCCCCCTTCTTCGAGGGGCTGACCATGGAGCTGACCCCGGTGGCGGATATCGAGGGAGCCCGGGTGCTCGCCCTGCTGGGCGACTCGGTGACCACGGACCACATCTCCCCGGCCGGGGCCATCAAGGCCGACTCCCCGGCGGGCCGTTACCTGTCCGAGCACGGCGTGGCCAGGGCTGACTTCAACTCCTACGGCTCGCGCCGCGGCAACCACGAGGTGATGATCCGCGGCACCTTCGCCAACATCCGCCTGCGCAACCAGCTCCTCGACGGCGTCGAGGGCGGGTACACCCGCAACTTCCTCACCGGCCAGACCGAGTCGATCTTCGACGCCTCCCAGGCCTACCAGGCCGCCGGCGTGCCGCTGGTGGTGCTGGGCGGCAAGGAGTACGGCTCGGGCTCCTCACGCGACTGGGCGGCCAAGGGCACGGCGCTGCTGGGCGTCAAGGCCGTCATCGCCGAGTCCTTCGAGCGCATCCACCGCTCCAACCTCATCGGCATGGGCGTGGTGCCCCTTCAGTTCCCCGCGGGGCAGTCGGCCGCCTCGTTGGGGCTGGATGGCGCGGAGTCCTTCTCGATCACGGGCCTGACCGCCCTCAACGACGGCGTGACGCCGCGGACCGTGGAGGTGCGCGCCGAGCGGGCCGACGGGAGAGCGACGACCTTCGAGGCTCTCGTGCGCATCGACACCCCCGGCGAAGCCGACTACTTCCGCAACGGCGGCATCCTCCAGTACGTCCTGCGCTCGCTCGCCCGCGGCTGACAGGCCCTGATCCCGCCCGGGGCGTCCGCGCGGCGCGGCGGCATCGCCGTCGTTGGGGCCCACGGGCGCCGCGGGTGGCAGGATGGTCCGCGTGCTGCACGTCATCTTCTTCGAGCCGCGGATCCCCGGGAACACCGGGGCCGCCATCCGGCTGAGCGCCAACACCGGCGCCATGCTCCACCTCATCGACCCCCTGTTCGACATGGATGACGCCAAGTTGCGCCGCGCCGGCCTGGACTACCACGACCTGGCCCGCACGCGCGTCCACGAGGACCTGGAGTCCTGCCTCGTCCATGTTCCCGGGAGGATCTACGCCTTCACCGCCCAGGCCGAGCGCCTGCACGCCCAGGTGGACTGGCGGGCCGACGACGCCCTCCTCTTTGGGCCCGAGCCGACCGGCCTGCCCGAGGAGGTCATGGCCCACCCCCGCGTGACCGACCGCGTTCGCATCCCCATGGTCGAGGGCAACCGCTCCCTCAACCTCGCCAACTCCGCGGCCATCGGGCTCTATGAGGCGTGGCGGGTCCTCGGCTTCCCCGGCGGGCGCTGAGCGGGCGGGGCGCCGCGCGGCTCAGGTGAGCTGGGAGGGACGCACCATGAGGTCCTCCACGGCCGCGCCCTGAGGCATGTCCACGGCCACGCGCACGGCGGAGGCCACCGAGTCCGGCGTCATGTACTCTGCCGGCCGGTACTCCTCGCCGGCTCCGTCCTGAAGGCGCTTCAGCAGCGGGGTGTCCACGCGGCCCGGGTAGATGGTGGTCACCCGCAGGTCCCCGCGCTCCTCCTCCCGCAGGCAGTCGGCCAGGGCGCGCAACCCGTGCTTGGCCGCGCAGTACAGGGCCTGGCCCACGAAGGAGCGGTGCCCCGCGCCGGAGTTGATCATGACCACCAGGCCCTTGCGCACCCGCAGGGCCGGCAGCAGTAACTTGGTCAGATGCGCGACCGCCACCAGGTCCAGGTCGAGCGCCGAGCGCCACTGGGATGGCTCCAGGTCCTCCACGCGGCCCGGGGCCTCTACCCCCGCCGAGTGGACGAGCACATCGAGTCGGGGTAGCCCCAGGCCCGCCACCGCGCGGGCCAGCGCGTCGTCATCGGTCAGATCCACCGCCACGGCGCGCACCCGGGTGCCCGAGTGCTGGCGCAGGGCGACGGCCAGGTCGTCGAGGTCCGACCCCGTGCGGGCCATGAGGATGAGGTCATGATCCCGGGACAGGTCCCGGGCGATCGCCAGTCCGATCCCCGACG includes these proteins:
- a CDS encoding APC family permease, with protein sequence MRDFADRVKRLLVGRPVPSGALGETLLPKRIALPVFASDALSSVGYAPDEVIVTLAVAGVAATALSPWVAVAVVGVLLIVVASYRQTVHAYPSGGGDYEVVSTNLGSHAGLAVASALLVDYVLTVAVSISSGSSYLVTAVPAAAPYKVEIAVGVSTILALLNLRGTREAGGALAIPTYIYMIAIGALAVTGFVQEAMGTLGRAESSAFDVAAGPGWDAGLTGLAGAFLVLRAFSSGCAVLTGVEAISNGVPIFQRPKSKNAATTLLMLGGIAAAMLMSIIHLAGATGVHMVENPATQLTSHGLPVGEGYHQDPVIGQLAATVFAGFSPMFYLVTAVTGLILVLAANTAFNGFPVLASVLAADGFLPRQLTQRGDRLAYSNGILALWLGAIAFIVGFEADTNRLIQLYIVGVFISFTLSQIGMVRHWTRELATATGPRQRSRMRRSRIVNSIGLAATGLVLIVVLITKLTRGAWITLTIMAIIFLVMNRIHRHYDRVHEELAITDLHDSRVLPAHIHAIVLASSLHKPTLRALTYALSTNPTSIEALTVDIGDHRADRLLDDWDEADLQVPLTVLDSPYRDITRSVIAYVRSVRRESPRDLVVVFIPEYLVRHWWEQVLHNQMALRIKTALLFTPGVVVASVPWQLGAPGMRQARQERRLASAAGIVDADEAVRRGSRARRRGAGSPVGASAPGTGRRP
- a CDS encoding potassium channel family protein, translating into MKILIAGAGSVGRSIARELISHGHEVTLVDRSAEAMRLSTVPDADWQLADACDVEALDDAGAGECDVVVACTGDDKANLVISLLCKTEYGVPRTVARVNNPKNEWLFDETWGVDVAVSTPRIMTALVEEAVSVGSLVALFTFHQSGALMHELTLPDDSPMIGELVSSVVLPPHTVLTAILREYRPITPDEDERFERGDELIFLTAKEGEAALGEIPEIFNA
- a CDS encoding potassium channel family protein — its product is MHFVIMGCGRVGATMAAQLDRMGHSVAVIDRNSEAFRRLPKDFNGRKVKGVGFDRDALEQAGIDEAYAFAAVSNGDNSNIVSARVARETFGVEHVVARIYDANRADVYERLGIPTVATVRRTADQMMRWILPGGSAREAEDPSGAVSLVQPDASSGWVGVPVATIEDRVGGRVAWISRGSGALVPEPTTLLQEHDRLHLAVATERITAAQRVLSRPPVLEA
- a CDS encoding tRNA (cytidine(34)-2'-O)-methyltransferase, whose protein sequence is MLHVIFFEPRIPGNTGAAIRLSANTGAMLHLIDPLFDMDDAKLRRAGLDYHDLARTRVHEDLESCLVHVPGRIYAFTAQAERLHAQVDWRADDALLFGPEPTGLPEEVMAHPRVTDRVRIPMVEGNRSLNLANSAAIGLYEAWRVLGFPGGR
- a CDS encoding SDR family oxidoreductase is translated as MSRRAAGPPITAPPTSPSSPTGAASPSQGAGTRRSRRDAARGELVEAVTGAFPAAPIGRHQRRPIAVVTGATSGIGLAIARDLSRDHDLILMARTGSDLDDLAVALRQHSGTRVRAVAVDLTDDDALARAVAGLGLPRLDVLVHSAGVEAPGRVEDLEPSQWRSALDLDLVAVAHLTKLLLPALRVRKGLVVMINSGAGHRSFVGQALYCAAKHGLRALADCLREEERGDLRVTTIYPGRVDTPLLKRLQDGAGEEYRPAEYMTPDSVASAVRVAVDMPQGAAVEDLMVRPSQLT
- the acnA gene encoding aconitate hydratase AcnA, yielding MTSIDTFGSRATLDVDGAAYEYYRLSAVPGLERLPYSLKVLAENLLRTEDGANVTAEHVRALASWDPTAEPDTEIQFTPARVVMQDFTGVPCIVDLATMREAVAELGGDPAVINPLAPAEMVIDHSVQIDSFGLPSSLERNKEREYERNAERYQFLRWGQGALDNFRVVPPGTGIVHQVNIEFLARTVFTRAEERDGARVTVAYPDTCVGTDSHTTMVNGLGVLGWGVGGIEAEAAMLGQPVSMLIPRVVGFRLTGQIPAAATATDVVLTITQMLREHGVVGKIVEFYGEGVGAVPLANRATIGNMSPEFGSTAAMFPIDGVTLDYLRLTGRPEESIALVEAYAKAQGMWHDPSREPVYSEYLELDLATVVPSIAGPKRPQDRIELSRAKEAFREALPAYAPEGHKPTEAALADGTTAELDHGRVVIASITSCTNTSNPSVMVAAGLLARNAVARGLRSKPWVKTSTAPGSQVVTDYYAKAGLWPALDALGFNVVGYGCATCIGNSGPLPEEVSAAVNEADLAVVSVLSGNRNFEGRINPDVKMNYLASPPLVIAYALAGTMDFDFATEPLGQDPQGEDVFLADIWPDPAEVQATIDATIDRQMYERDYADVFAGDERWRGLDTPGGQTFAWDPGSTYVRKAPFFEGLTMELTPVADIEGARVLALLGDSVTTDHISPAGAIKADSPAGRYLSEHGVARADFNSYGSRRGNHEVMIRGTFANIRLRNQLLDGVEGGYTRNFLTGQTESIFDASQAYQAAGVPLVVLGGKEYGSGSSRDWAAKGTALLGVKAVIAESFERIHRSNLIGMGVVPLQFPAGQSAASLGLDGAESFSITGLTALNDGVTPRTVEVRAERADGRATTFEALVRIDTPGEADYFRNGGILQYVLRSLARG
- a CDS encoding class I SAM-dependent RNA methyltransferase is translated as MSGRGRGPARQEKARGGAHEPEEMILVVGPPAHGGHCVARPQGEPEGRVVFVRHALPGETVRARITARTSKMWRADAVEALTASPDRVEPVWPEAGPGGVGGGELSHVALPAQRTWKRWVLADCLRRIGGPEVAEAVLALPFSTPPGGVPVEPMPCETAAETAEDPRVRALAGTGTRTRVELAIGDDGAPGMHAFRSATILPVRDLPLAVPAIRDLGLTTRGSWRRRLARARRVQAVAPSAGAPVVIVDGTVLSASGRPLSRQRVDESVDASGLGLGELRYTVRADAFWQVHRDAPRALVEAVTRAALGDEAGGAGASGAGRPGGPRVLELYSGSGLLTLPLALLGGEVISLEGSERAVRDADRNLRPAPRARLMAGRVTGASVTELGRSFSPGGDGRADVVVLDPPRQGAGRDVIEAIVGVGPARVVLVACDPAALARDVGSLLRGGYRLEGLRALDMFPHTHHFETIAVLQRP